The Haloplanus sp. GDY1 genomic sequence CCAGTTCCTCGGCGTCCGCGTGGTCGAACAGCCGCGCCATGATGGCGTCGGCGTAGCCCGCGAGCGCGCGGGCGGTGTCCTTCACCGGCTCCCCGCGGCCGAGGTGGATGTCGTCCGGACCGAGGAAGATGGCGTGACCGCCGAGGCGCGTCATCGCCGTCTCGAAGGAGGTGCGGGTGCGCGTGCTCGGCTTCTCGAACACCATCGCGAGCGTCTGCCGGGGCAGGTCGGTGTCGTCCTCGCCGGCCTTGATCGCCGCCGCGCGGTCCAGTACCGCCGCCAGTTCCGCGGCCGTGAGGTCGTCCACGTCCAGCAGGTCGGTCGTCTCGACGCTCACGCGTCCACCTCCGTCAGGCGCTCACAGACGTCGATCAGCACGTCGATGGAGCGGTCGTACTCCGCGAGGCGGAGGTGTTCGTCGGGCGCGTGATCCAGGTCCGAGTCGCCGGGGCCGTAGGTGACCATCGGACAGTCCCACGCCGAGGCGAAGACGTTCATGTCGGCCGTCCCCGTCTTGCGGAGGAGCCGCGGATCGCCGCCCGCCTCCCGGATGGCCGCGCGGAACGCCCGCGCGACGGGCGTCCGCGGGCTCTCCATCACCGGGGGGACGTGGTCGTACCAGTGGACGGTGCCGATGTCGAGTTGGCCGTCGGCGATCTCGCGCACGTCGTCGACGGTGTACTTCGGCGGAACCCTGAGCTGTACCTCCATCGTCGCCTCGACGGAGAGCCCGTCGACGCTGGTCCCGCCCTCGAACGAGGTGGGTTTGCAGGTGACCCGCTCGAAGACGGGCAGGTACTCGTCGGGGTCGAACTCCTCTTCGACCCGGGACCACCAGTCCATCGCGTCCTGGATGGCGTTGTTCTCCGGGCGGGAGGTGTGGCCCGACTCGCTGGTGGCGACGTACGTCCCCGCCAGCAGGCCGCGGTAGCCGAGCGTGATGCCCGTCCACCCGCTCGGCTCGCCGTTGACGACCGCGCCGGGTTCCGCGCGGTCGCTCTCGATCACGTGGCGCGCGCCCCGGGAGTCGACCTCCTCGCCGACGACGCCGAGGAAGCTCACGCCCGTCGCCACCGCGGCGACGGCCATCGCCGCGAGCGGCCCGGTCGCGTCGACGCTGCCGCGCCCCCACAGTTCGCGGTCCTCGCCCTCGCCCTCGATCTCCACCGGGATGTCGCCCGGCACCGTGTCGATGTGGGAGGTCAGGAGGACGTCGTCGTTCGCCGGCGCGTGGACGTTGCCCACCTCGTCGATCCACACGTCGCGGTCGTGGGCCTCGAAGAAGTCCACCAGCCGCCGGGCCGCCGCCGCCTCCTCGCCCGATGGCGAGGGGATGGAGACGAGGTCGACCAGCAGCCGCTGGGCGTCGGTCAACTCCGCCGCCGCCGACTCGCTCACCGTCACAGTACCGCCTCCAGCGCGTCGACGAAGCGGTCGGCGTGGCTCTCCTCGACGATCAGCGGCGGCAACAGGCGCAGGACCGTCCGCCCAGCCGGGAGCGCGAGGATCCCCTCCTCCAGCGCCAGGTCGCGGAGCAGGCGGTTCGACCCCCGCTTCACCTCGACGCCGATCATCAGCCCCCGTCCCCGCACGTCGCGGATCGGGAGGTCGGCCGCCTCGAGCTCCTCCATCAGGTAGCTCCCCACGTCGGCGGCGTGGGTCGGGAGGTCCTCCTCGACGACGACGTCGAGGGTGGCGTTGGCCGCGGCACAGACCACCGGCCCCCCGCTGAACGTCGACCCGTGTTCGGGGTCGGCGTCGGCGATCCAGTCCGCACAGACCGCCGCGCCCAGCGGCAGGCCGCTGGCGATCCCCTTCGCCGTCGTGAGGATGTCCGGCTCGACCTCGGCGCGCTCGCAGGCCCAGAGCGTCCCCGTCCGGCCGACGCCGGTCTGGATCTCGTCGAAGACCAGCGCCGCGCCCGCCTCCTCGGTCACCTCGCGCGCCCGGCGCAGGTACGTCGGATCCGCGGGGTGGATGCCGCCCTCGCCCTGGATGGGTTCGAGGAAGACCGCCGCGGTCTCCTCGTCGACCGCGTCGGCGAGTTCCTCGGCGTCGCCGTAGGAGACGAACTCCACGTCACCCGCGAGCGGTTCGAACGGCGCCTTGTACTTGTCCTTCCACGTCATCGCGAGGGCGCCGAGGGTGCGGCCGTGGAACCCCCGGCGGGTGGCGACGATCTTCGACCGCCCGGTGGCGTTGCGCGCGAACTTCATCGCCGCCTCGTTGGCCTCCGTGCCGGAGTTACACAGCCAGACGTTGTCGAGGCCGGGCGGCGACACCGCCGCCAGCTTCTCGTACAGTTCCGTCCGCGCCGCGACCGGGTAGGACGCCTGGACGTACAGCAGGTCCTCGGCCTGCGACCGCACGGCGTCGACGACCCGCGGGTGACAGTGGCCCACGGACGCGACGGCGTAACTCGCGCCGAAGTCCAGGTACTCGGTGCCGTCGTCGGCGTAGAGGGTGACCCCCTCGCCGCGTTCGATGCCGATCGGTTTCTCCGAGAAGACGAACCCGCTCATGTGTCCTCCAGTGCGCTCGCGTGAACGTGTGTTCCGCCGCTCCCGAGCGCCCCCGTCACGGGCGCGTCGGCGTTGGCGTCGGCGACGACCACCTCGGGCGACCCCGACTCCAGGGCCTCCGTCGCGGCCATCACCTTCTTCCTCATGAACCCCTCCGCGGCGTCGGTCAGCGCGTCGTACTCCGCGGGGGTAGTCACCGATTCGATCAGCGTCGCCGGATCCTCCGGATCCGCGTACACCCCGGCCACGTCGGTGAGGACGACCAGCCGCGCGCCGAGGGCGCCCGCGACGGCCGCGGCCGCCCGGTCGGCGTCCGTGTTGACCGGCACGCCGTCGTCGGCGAGCATCGGCGGCCCGGTGACGGGCGTGTAGCCGTCCGCCAGCAGCGTCTCCAGCAATTCGGCGTTGACCGACTCGATCCTCCCCGAGTGGTCGCCGCGCTTGATCTTCTTCTTGCCGTCCTCGACCACCCGCACCGCGGACTTCCGCGCGCCCGTGACGAGGCCGCCGTCGACCCCCGAGAGGCCGACGGCGTCGACGCCCGCCTCGCGGAACGCGGCCACGAGGTCGGTGTTCACCTTCCCCATCGCCATCGTGAACGCCTCCATCGTCGCCTCGTCGGTGAACCGGCCGACGACGCCGTCCGGCGTCTCGACGTACGTGGGGTCGATGTCGAGGCGGGAAAGCAGGTCGTCGACCGCCGTCGACCCGCCGTGGACGACGACGACGGGTTCGCCCGACGCGACGAGGTCCGCGACGTCGCCGACGGCGCCGGCCGGATCGACCGCCTTCGCGCCGCCGATCTTGACCACGACCGTCATTACGGCGCCCCCACGGGGTGGAGTCCCTGGAACTCCAGGCCGGCCGTCTCCTCGATGCCGAGCGCGACGTTCGCGGCGTGGACCGCCTGCCCGGCCGACCCCTTCATCATGTTGTCGATGGCCGAGAAGACCACGAGCCGGCGGTTCCCGGGATCGAGTTCGAAGCCCACTTCGCCGTAGTTGGTGCCCGCCACCGCCTTCGGTTCGGGGTAGCGGTAGACGCCGCCACCGCCGGCGACGGTGCGCATGAAGGGTTCGTCGCCGTAGCTCTCGCGGTAGGCGCCCCACAGTTCCTTCTTCTTCACCGGCCCGTCCGGGAAGACGTGACAGGTCGCGGCGGCGCCGCGGGTCATGTCCACCGCGTGGACGGTGAAGGAGACGGAGAGCCCCAGGAACTCCTCGATTTCGGCCTCGTGGCGGTGGCCCGTCGGGGCGTACGGGCGGACGATCCCCGACCGCTCGGGGTGCGAGGAGGCCGCGCCGCCGCCGGCGCCCCCCTCCGAGGAGCCCACCTTCACGTCGACGACGACCCGCTCGTCGCCCGCGAGGATCCCGGCGTCGAACAGGGGCTTCAACCCCAGGATGGTCGCCGTCGCGTTGCAGCCGCCGGAGGCGATCAGGTCCGCGCCGGCGAGGCTCTCGCGGTTGAGCTCCGGCAGGGCGTACTCCGCCTCGGCGAGCAGTTCGGGCCGCTCGTGGCCGTCGTACCACTCGTCGTACTGCTCCTCGCTCCCGAGCCGGAAGTCCGCGCTCAGGTCGACCACCGTGTCGGCCGCGTCCCGGAAGTCGTCGATGCGCTCCATCGAGACGCCGTGGGGCGTCGCCGCGAACAGCACGTCCACGGACTCGAGGTCCGTCGGCGAGGTGAAACGGAGGTCCATCCCGCGGAGGTTGGGGTGTTGGTGGCCCACCGTCTTGCGCTCGTAGCTCCGACTCGTCGCCTGGGCCACCTCGAACTCCGGGTGGCCGTCGAGCAGCCGGAGGAGTTCGCCGCCGGCGAAGCCGCTGGCGCCGACGACGCTCGCGGCGTGGGTCACGCCGTCGCCTCCTGTGCCGCCTTGGTCTCCAGCCAGTCGACGATGGTCGCGGGCACGTCGAAGTCGACACAGGAGTCGAGCGCCTTGAACTCCACCGTGTGGTTCACCTCGTGGACGGTGTAGGAGTCGCCCGTCTCCATCAGGTCGACGCCGAGCAACCCGCCGCCGACGGCGTCGGAGGCGCGTTTCACCAGGTCCGCCACCTCGTCGGTCACCTCGAACTCGTTCACCTCGCCGCCCTTCGCCGCGTTGGTGAGCCAGTGGTCGGAACTGCGCGTCATCGCCGCGACCGGTTCGCCGTCGGTGGCGACGACGCGGATGTCGCGCCCGGGCTTCTCGACGAACTCCTGGATGTAGAACACCTTGTGCTCGTAGTGGCCGAGGGTGGCCTTGTGTTCGAGGATGGCCTCGGCGGCGCTCCGGGAGTCCACCTTGGCCATCAGCCGCCCCCAGGAGCCGATGACCGGCTTGAGGACGCAGGGGTAGCCGAAGGCCTCGATGGATTCGAGGGCGCTGTCGGTCGTGAAGGCCACGTCGGTGTTCGGCGTCGGCACGCCCGCGTCCTCCAGCACGAGGCTGTTTTTCACCTTGTCCGCACAGAGTTCGGCGGTGTCGGCCGCGTTGATCACGGGCACGCCGTAGGCGTCGAGGAAGCGCGTCACGTAGCGGCTCCGACTCGTCGCCAGACAGCGGTCGACCGCGATGTCGACGTCGTCGAACGCCTCGGGCGCCTCGCCGATGTTGAACTGCTCCTTCCGGACGTCGATTTTCGTCACCTCGTGGTCGCGGTCCCGGAGTTCCGAGAGCAGGAGCTTCTCGTCCCGCCGGATCCGCGAGTACAGCAGTCCGACGTGCATCACTCCTCGCTCCAGTCCGCGCCGTCGGTCACCGCTTCGGTCCCGTCGCCTTTCGCTTCCGCGAGCACCTTCGCCGCCAGACGCTCCTGGAAGCCGTGGTACTTCGCGACGCCCGTCGCGTCGGCCTGCGTAATCGACCCCACGTCCTCCGTGTTGAAGGAGGCGAAGGATTCGTCGTAGACGGCGTACTCGCTGTCGCGGCCGACCGGGCGGGCCTGTCCGCCCTCGAACCGGATCGTCACGGTGCCGGTGACGCGGGTCTGGGTCGCGTCGATGAAGCCCTCCAGAGCCTCCATCAGGGGCGCGTCGACCAGCCCCTCGTAGCCCTTCTGGGACCACTCGTCGTCGACGCGCCGCTTGAAGTCGCGCTCCTCTTTCGTCAGGACGAGGCTCTCCAGCGTCTCGTGGGCGTTCAGGAGCGTCGTCGCCGCCGGATGCTCGTAGTTCTCGCGCACCTTCAGCCCGAGCATCCGATCCTCCATCATGTCCGTCCGCCCGACGCCGTACTCCCCGGCCACCTCGTTGAGGTGTTCGATGAGCGCGATGGGCTCCATCGCCTCGCCGTCGACGGCGACGGGGTAGCCGTTCTCGAAGGTGATCTCGACCTCCTCGCTGTCGCCCGACGGCGAGCGCGTCCAGTCGTAGATCTCCTCGCCCGGCACGTGCCCCGGCTGCTCCAGATCGCCGCCCTCGATGGAGCGACTCCAGAGGTTCGTGTCGATGCTCCAGACGCCCTCGTTGCCGCCCTCCACCGGGAGTTGCTTCTCGGCGGCGTACTCCATCTCCCACTCGCGGGTGAGGCCGAGTTCGCGCACGGGCGCGATCACGTCGAGGTCGGAGGCGCGCCAGACCGCCTCGAAGCGCAACTGATCGTTGCCCTTGCCCGTACAGCCGTGGGCGACGGCGTCGCAGTCGTTCTCCCGTGCCACGTCGAGGATGGCCTCGGCGATGACCGGGCGCGCGAGCGCCGTCCCGAGCGGATAGCCCTGATACGTGGCGTTCGCCCGGACCGACTCCAGACACTGCGACGCGAACTCCGCCTTGGCGTCGACGACGTAGTGTTCCAGATCCAGCGCCTCGGCCGTCTCCTCGGCCTCGGCGAACTCCGCGTCGGGCTGGCCGACGTCGACCGTGACGCCGACGACCTCGTCGTACCCCCACTCCTCCTCGAGGAGCGGGACGCATACTGTCGTGTCGAGTCCGCCGGAGAACGCGAGTGCAACACGTGTCATTACCGGCGACTTCGCCCTTCTCGGACTTATATTCTACGCTTTTATTATTGAAATTAAATGCGAAACGGGACGCTCACGGACACGATCGCTGGGGGGTCGGGAAACACGGGACTGGAGGAGTGGAGTGGGTGGGCCTAACGGCCCAGTCGTCGCGGTCGACGGACCGCGGACGTCGGGCGGACGAGTTCGGACGAGGGGGTCACCGTCCGGTCCATTGTCGGATTACAGCCCGTCTCGATACAAATATCTTGCGAACGGCGTCCGCGGAGGTTACTCTTCCTCTTCCTCTTCCTCTTCTTCCTCCTCGTCCGCTGGCGTGAACCGCTTGTACACCGTCCCGCCGGTGAACCGTCGCTCGTCGTCGGGCATGCTACTGGAGACGTCGCCGGAGGATATAGCTCTATTGTCGGGTTCTCGGCCGAACGGGGGCGGCGACCGACGGCTCACGCCCGGCGCGGACGGGAGAGGGGAGCGAGTTCCCGGGTGATTCCGGCGAGTACGACGAGCAGGACCGTCGCGAACGGCACCCACAGCGCCGGGAGGAACACGGCGACGACGCCGACGGACAGCGAGGCGATTCCGTAGACGATAGCGAGGATGGTCGCCGTGATGAACGCTCCCTGTCGCCGGTTCGCGCGCTGGTTCGCGTCGATCCAGTCCGCGTACCCCGCCAGGAGGTTCCGGTGGAGCGTGATCCGGAACGCCTCGTCGTCGACGCCCTCGTCCAGAATCCAGCGGATGTCGTCCGAGCCGATGCCGACGTGGTACTCGCCGGTGGCGTAGGTGACGGCCGCCGCCGCCATCGCCCCGACGAGGCAGGCCACGCCGGCCAGCGTGAACCCGTTGAGCAAGTCGGCGGCCGCCGTCTCCCCACCGTCGAGGACCAGCGAGAACACGCTCAACAGCAGGCCGACCAGGACGGTGACCACCTGGAACAGCTGGATCGCCTTCCCGTCGACGTTGTCGATGGTCGAGAGCTGTTCGTCGAGGAAGCGCCGCGCCTCCGCCAGACTCGTTTCGAGCCCCGCCAGCGTCTCCGCGTCGTCGGTTGCCATACCCGATCCGACGTCGGCGGCGGCGATAAGCCTCGCTGCGCGACTCGTCGGGCGTCTCGGAAGCCACCAACGATTCTCGCCGCGACCGTCCGGCGAGAATCTACGGACTGCCTCTCACTCGGTCGGCACCGCCGGATCGTCGCGGACCGCCCCGCCGGAGGAGCGGGCGGTGCCCGCCGCCCGCAGGGCGTCCGTCACCCGATCCCGTACCGAGACCACGTCGCCGACCACGGTGACGGCCGGGGGATCGATCCCCACCTCCCGGGCGCGCTCCGTGATCGAATCGAGCGTCCCCGTGACCGCGAACTCCTCCGGACGGGAGGCGCGCTCGATCATCGCGACGGGCGTGTCGGCGTCGACGCCACCCGCCCGGAGCGCCGCCACGTTGTCGGGCAGGCGCCCCACGCCCATCAGGATCACCAGCGTCCCGCCCGCGGTGACCGTCCGCGCGAGGGCGTCCCAGTCGAGGGCGCTGTCGGCCTTGGTCGGGTCCTCGTGGCCCGTCACGACCGTCAGGCTGGAGGCGTGGTCGCGGTGGGTCGCCGGCACGCCCGCCAGCCCCGGCCCCGCCACGGCGCTCGTGACGCCCGGGACGACCTCGACGGGAATCCCCGCCGCCGCGAGGTGTTCGGCCTCCTCGCCGCCGCGGCCGAACACGCAGGGGTCGCCGCTCTTGAGTCGCACTAGGTCCTCGCCGGCGCTCGCCCGCCTGACCATCACGCGGTTGATCTCCGCCTGCGTCGTCCGCTCGCCGTCGCCCCGCTTGCCCACGTCGATCCGCTCGACCGACGACGGCGCCAGGTCCCGGATCGCCTCGGGCACCAGCGAGTCGTACAGCACGGCGTCGGCCTCGTCGAGCAGGCGCCGGGCCTTCACCGTCACGAGTTCGGGGTCGCCCGGTCCCGCGCCGACGAGAGACACCGTTCCGGGCCGCATCTACCGGTCCCCCCGTGGCCGCGCCGCGCCGGTCACCGGCCCCGCCCCCCGGGAACCTCGTCGCCGGCCTCGGCGCTCGCGGCGTGACGCTCCAGTGCCGCGGCGAGGCCGCGGGCCTGTTCGGGCGACAGCGTCAGGTGGTCGGCGTGGGGCGCGACGTGATCGAGATCCGCGCCGTCGAACTCCAGTCGGAGCCTGACCGTCCCCGGCGCCTCCTCCGGGCGGTCGACGTCGACGACGGCCGCCGACTCGTCGCTCCAGTCGGGGCCGACGGCCCGCCCGGAGACGAAGTCGAAGGTCGTGTACGCGTTCACGTCGAGTAGTCTGATGGGCATGGCTCAGTCCGAGGAGATGGGGACGTCGTCGACGGTGGTCGGCGCCGGGCTCTCCCCCTCCGCGAAGGGGTACCACGACTGCTTGGCGTCGTGCATGTAGGGGTCCTCGTAGTCCGTCTCCTCGGGTTCA encodes the following:
- a CDS encoding aspartate aminotransferase family protein, translated to MSGFVFSEKPIGIERGEGVTLYADDGTEYLDFGASYAVASVGHCHPRVVDAVRSQAEDLLYVQASYPVAARTELYEKLAAVSPPGLDNVWLCNSGTEANEAAMKFARNATGRSKIVATRRGFHGRTLGALAMTWKDKYKAPFEPLAGDVEFVSYGDAEELADAVDEETAAVFLEPIQGEGGIHPADPTYLRRAREVTEEAGAALVFDEIQTGVGRTGTLWACERAEVEPDILTTAKGIASGLPLGAAVCADWIADADPEHGSTFSGGPVVCAAANATLDVVVEEDLPTHAADVGSYLMEELEAADLPIRDVRGRGLMIGVEVKRGSNRLLRDLALEEGILALPAGRTVLRLLPPLIVEESHADRFVDALEAVL
- a CDS encoding DUF6360 family protein; protein product: MPIRLLDVNAYTTFDFVSGRAVGPDWSDESAAVVDVDRPEEAPGTVRLRLEFDGADLDHVAPHADHLTLSPEQARGLAAALERHAASAEAGDEVPGGRGR
- the lysX gene encoding lysine biosynthesis protein LysX, producing MHVGLLYSRIRRDEKLLLSELRDRDHEVTKIDVRKEQFNIGEAPEAFDDVDIAVDRCLATSRSRYVTRFLDAYGVPVINAADTAELCADKVKNSLVLEDAGVPTPNTDVAFTTDSALESIEAFGYPCVLKPVIGSWGRLMAKVDSRSAAEAILEHKATLGHYEHKVFYIQEFVEKPGRDIRVVATDGEPVAAMTRSSDHWLTNAAKGGEVNEFEVTDEVADLVKRASDAVGGGLLGVDLMETGDSYTVHEVNHTVEFKALDSCVDFDVPATIVDWLETKAAQEATA
- the argC gene encoding N-acetyl-gamma-glutamyl-phosphate reductase, encoding MTHAASVVGASGFAGGELLRLLDGHPEFEVAQATSRSYERKTVGHQHPNLRGMDLRFTSPTDLESVDVLFAATPHGVSMERIDDFRDAADTVVDLSADFRLGSEEQYDEWYDGHERPELLAEAEYALPELNRESLAGADLIASGGCNATATILGLKPLFDAGILAGDERVVVDVKVGSSEGGAGGGAASSHPERSGIVRPYAPTGHRHEAEIEEFLGLSVSFTVHAVDMTRGAAATCHVFPDGPVKKKELWGAYRESYGDEPFMRTVAGGGGVYRYPEPKAVAGTNYGEVGFELDPGNRRLVVFSAIDNMMKGSAGQAVHAANVALGIEETAGLEFQGLHPVGAP
- the cobA gene encoding uroporphyrinogen-III C-methyltransferase gives rise to the protein MRPGTVSLVGAGPGDPELVTVKARRLLDEADAVLYDSLVPEAIRDLAPSSVERIDVGKRGDGERTTQAEINRVMVRRASAGEDLVRLKSGDPCVFGRGGEEAEHLAAAGIPVEVVPGVTSAVAGPGLAGVPATHRDHASSLTVVTGHEDPTKADSALDWDALARTVTAGGTLVILMGVGRLPDNVAALRAGGVDADTPVAMIERASRPEEFAVTGTLDSITERAREVGIDPPAVTVVGDVVSVRDRVTDALRAAGTARSSGGAVRDDPAVPTE
- a CDS encoding argininosuccinate synthase, with amino-acid sequence MTRVALAFSGGLDTTVCVPLLEEEWGYDEVVGVTVDVGQPDAEFAEAEETAEALDLEHYVVDAKAEFASQCLESVRANATYQGYPLGTALARPVIAEAILDVARENDCDAVAHGCTGKGNDQLRFEAVWRASDLDVIAPVRELGLTREWEMEYAAEKQLPVEGGNEGVWSIDTNLWSRSIEGGDLEQPGHVPGEEIYDWTRSPSGDSEEVEITFENGYPVAVDGEAMEPIALIEHLNEVAGEYGVGRTDMMEDRMLGLKVRENYEHPAATTLLNAHETLESLVLTKEERDFKRRVDDEWSQKGYEGLVDAPLMEALEGFIDATQTRVTGTVTIRFEGGQARPVGRDSEYAVYDESFASFNTEDVGSITQADATGVAKYHGFQERLAAKVLAEAKGDGTEAVTDGADWSEE
- a CDS encoding acetylglutamate/acetylaminoadipate kinase; the encoded protein is MTVVVKIGGAKAVDPAGAVGDVADLVASGEPVVVVHGGSTAVDDLLSRLDIDPTYVETPDGVVGRFTDEATMEAFTMAMGKVNTDLVAAFREAGVDAVGLSGVDGGLVTGARKSAVRVVEDGKKKIKRGDHSGRIESVNAELLETLLADGYTPVTGPPMLADDGVPVNTDADRAAAAVAGALGARLVVLTDVAGVYADPEDPATLIESVTTPAEYDALTDAAEGFMRKKVMAATEALESGSPEVVVADANADAPVTGALGSGGTHVHASALEDT
- a CDS encoding [LysW]-lysine hydrolase, with product MSESAAAELTDAQRLLVDLVSIPSPSGEEAAAARRLVDFFEAHDRDVWIDEVGNVHAPANDDVLLTSHIDTVPGDIPVEIEGEGEDRELWGRGSVDATGPLAAMAVAAVATGVSFLGVVGEEVDSRGARHVIESDRAEPGAVVNGEPSGWTGITLGYRGLLAGTYVATSESGHTSRPENNAIQDAMDWWSRVEEEFDPDEYLPVFERVTCKPTSFEGGTSVDGLSVEATMEVQLRVPPKYTVDDVREIADGQLDIGTVHWYDHVPPVMESPRTPVARAFRAAIREAGGDPRLLRKTGTADMNVFASAWDCPMVTYGPGDSDLDHAPDEHLRLAEYDRSIDVLIDVCERLTEVDA